The following coding sequences are from one Gossypium hirsutum isolate 1008001.06 chromosome A12, Gossypium_hirsutum_v2.1, whole genome shotgun sequence window:
- the LOC107941546 gene encoding pentatricopeptide repeat-containing protein At1g74850, chloroplastic, with protein sequence MAISIPNNFIALIQPSNLSINRRQLSSSRIFTGGSRSFHSSGAGICRAKAREIVLGNPAVTVEKGKYSYDVETLINKLSSLPPRGSIARCLDVFRNKLSLKDFALVFKEFAHRGDWQRSLRLFKYMQRQIWCKPNEHIYTIMISLLGREGLLDKCREVFDEMPSQGVPRSVFSYTALINAYGRNGAYDVSLELLAKMKKDKVLPSILTYNTVINACARGGLDWEGLLGLFAEMRHEGIQPDIVTYNTLLSACADRGLGNEAEMVFRNMNEGGILPDLTTYSYLVETFGKLGKLEKVSELLKEMELGGNLPDIMSYNVLLEAYANSGSIKEAMGVFRQMQAAGCVPNAATYSILLNLYGRNGRYDDVRELFLEMKASNTEPDAATYNILIQVFGEGGYFKEVVTLFHDMVEENVEPNMKTYDGLIFACGKGGLHEDAKKILLHMNEKGIVPSSRAYTGVIEAYGQAALYEEALVAFNTMNEVESKPTIETYNSLLQTFARGGLHKEAEAILSRMNEAGIAKSRDSFNALIEAYRQGGQFEDAIKAYVEMEKARCDPDERTLEAVLSVYCFAGLCDESNEQFKEIKALGVLPSVTSYCMMLAVYAKCDRWDDAYKLLDEMLANKVSNIHQVIGQMIRGDFDDDGNWQMVEYIFDKLNSEGYGFGIRFYNALLETLWWLGQKERAARVLKEATKRGLFPELFRKNKLVFSVDVHRMWEGGTYTSMSIWLNNLHEMFLSGNDLPQLATVVVARGLMEKCATAHDIPVARAAYRFLQDNFLSSFSFPGWNNGRIVCQRSQLKRMLSATNSSSDGSKEDNIIALSNSPIPSMAFK encoded by the exons ATGGCAATTTCAATACCTAATAacttcatagctctcatacagcCTTCCAATCTTTCAATCAATCGGAGGCAGCTCTCTTCCTCTCGAATATTCACCGGCGGTAGCCGTAGTTTCCACTCCAGCGGCGCTGGAATATGCAGAGCGAAAGCTCGGGAGATTGTCCTCGGAAACCCGGCGGTGACAGTAGAGAAAGGAAAGTACAGCTACGACGTTGAAACACTAATCAACAAGCTAAGCAGCCTCCCGCCACGTGGCAGCATCGCGAGATGTCTGGATGTCTTCCGTAACAAACTTTCGCTAAAAGACTTCGCTTTAGTGTTCAAAGAGTTCGCTCACCGCGGCGATTGGCAACGGTCCCTCCGACTCTTCAAATACATGCAGCGCCAGATATGGTGTAAGCCGAATGAACACATTTATACCATCATGATCAGTCTTTTGGGCCGCGAAGGCTTGCTTGATAAATGTCGCGAAGTGTTCGACGAAATGCCAAGCCAAGGTGTGCCCCGCAGTGTCTTCTCCTACACCGCATTGATAAATGCTTACGGGCGGAACGGTGCGTATGATGTTTCTCTTGAATTACTAGCCAAAATGAAGAAAGACAAAGTTCTGCCGAGTATCTTAACTTATAACACCGTGATTAATGCGTGCGCAAGGGGTGGGTTGGATTGGGAGGGTTTGTTAGGGTTGTTTGCGGAAATGAGACATGAGGGAATACAACCTGATATTGTTACTTATAACACTCTGCTTAGTGCTTGTGCTGATAGGGGTTTAGGCAATGAGGCGGAAATGGTTTTTAGGAATATGAATGAAGGTGGGATATTGCCGGATTTAACTACTTATAGTTATCTTGTTGAGACATTTGGGAAGTTAGGAAAGCTGGAGAAGGTTTCTGAGTTACTTAAGGAAATGGAGTTGGGAGGGAATTTGCCGGATATCATGTCATATAACGTGTTGTTAGAGGCTTATGCTAACTCAGGGTCAATCAAGGAGGCGATGGGTGTGTTTAGGCAAATGCAGGCGGCAGGATGTGTGCCAAATGCAGCTACTTATAGTATTTTGTTGAATTTGTATGGGAGGAATGGGCGGTATGATGATGTCCGTGAACTTTTTCTTGAGATGAAAGCTAGCAATACAGAGCCAGATGCAGCTACTTATAATATTTTGATACAGGTTTTTGGAGAGGGTGGGTATTTTAAGGAGGTAGTGACATTGTTTCATGATATGGTGGAGGAGAATGTTGAACCTAACATGAAGACTTATGATGGTTTGATATTTGCTTGTGGGAAGGGAGGTCTTCATGAGGATGCCAAGAAAATTCTACTTCACATGAATGAAAAAGGGATAGTACCTAGTTCCAGGGCTTATACGGGTGTCATTGAGGCTTATGGACAGGCAGCATTATATGAGGAAGCTCTAGTTGCCTTTAACACAATGAATGAAGTAGAGAGCAAACCAACCATTGAAACTTACAATTCACTGCTTCAGACTTTTGCAAGAGGTGGATTGCATAAGGAAGCTGAAGCAATTTTGTCTAGAATGAATGAGGCTGGTATTGCAAAGAGCAGGGATTCCTTCAATGCTTTGATTGAAGCATATAGGCAAGGAGGCCAGTTTGAGGATGCTATCAAGGCTTATGTAGAGATGGAAAAGGCAAGATGTGATCCTGATGAACGAACCCTTGAAGCAGTTTTAAGTGTATATTGCTTTGCAGGCCTATGTGATGAGAGCAATGAGCAATTCAAGGAAATCAAAGCTTTAGGAGTTTTGCCCAGTGTCACAAGCTACTGCATGATGCTGGCTGTTTATGCAAAGTGTGACAG GTGGGATGATGCCTATAAGTTACTTGATGAGATGCTTGCGAACAAAGTGTCAAATATTCATCAAGTAATTGGGCAGATGATAAGAGGAGATTTTGATGATGATGGAAATTGGCAGATGGTAGAGTACATCTTTGACAAACTTAACTCTGAAGGATATGGCTTTGGAATAAGGTTCTATAATGCACTTTTGGAAACACTTTGGTGGCTTGGTCAGAAAGAACGAGCTGCAAGGGTgctcaaagaagcaacaaagagAGGCCTATTCCCTGAACTTTTCCGTAAAAACAAACTTGTATTTTCTGTGGATGTGCACAG GATGTGGGAAGGTGGCACTTATACATCAATGTCAATTTGGCTCAACAATCTGCATGAGATGTTTTTGAGTGGCAATGATCTTCCTCAACTTGCTACTGTGGTTGTTGC ACGGGGCCTGATGGAGAAATGCGCAACTGCTCATGATATTCCAGTTGCTAGGGCTGCCTATAGATTCCTGCAGGATAATTTTTTGTCATCATTTTCTTTTCCTGGGTGGAACAATGGTCGAATTGTTTGTCAACGGTCTCAGCTCAAGCGAATGTTATCTGCTACAAACTCATCTTCAGATGGATCCAAAGAGGATAATATAATTGCTTTAAGTAACTCCCCTATTCCTTCTATGGCATTCAAGTGA